The following coding sequences are from one uncultured Desulfobacter sp. window:
- a CDS encoding DUF6531 domain-containing protein, with translation MYRKMLGKNNKVYRRFIQLLTFIIFCQFTNIVAFATPLKIQKNTLSLKKYVASTSPEISSAERSKQAKETLDQNTVFPHAVRELNHTLISIQQLLEKIDKNYEKGIPIAIEIKYLQTQLESLKDLDQKVTNNLNLELEKLGEKNKTDARIKQNAQLISHYRKNIDPILQGLESTISNNISKLNNRPLREIKTTNNFGKHIKNLKSLIDKKIPNNSIKNEQFPQKPTFRPSGFKPTKPNISGKVKPAYILQQKNAQPASILLNSSNTALDASISLSETQVNNQASAFSVLPSAAEDLAETAEIIVTQEMSDLVASLGNSPSRIFEWVKNNIESEFYYGSMKGSRGTFIEKSGNDVDTASLLMALFRSAGIPCRYVTGTIQLPIETAKNLTGVNDPQSVGDLAASAGIPGVLITSGSKIAALRLEHTWVEALVDYDPYAGATSGEGDLWVPLSPWYKTYEYQDQNDFITLSGFDADNYLEDYISDIKTESPVDTFKVFLKDFLKENHPGMSWQEGLRTRQIAQQKFRTLPNTLNFEVVSINGEYAELPDSMRHKVTISVPDVSLSHTFNLSDIVGKKVTFSYPPSDEVSKNLIDTNGGIENVNPRYVNLLPSLKVEGESVATGSVVNAGYYHTLQTTFSVPNIGTDSVSYSVISGAYYAVGLDPQMVSNQYLSNRISTYISSLEDTEETADNMDQITGEALYLAVMKYFNDVNTGDRIFAQSLKNVFLKQTSGAITGKSLVVYTLFGTPSELADGGYFVDAKRNIYTPISVTGDESRELDFMLLGGYNSSYEEHNLFEEFFHIEAISTLRLLAIAGEQGMPIYDIDSSNIDSILPLLTIDTGAKSAIQSAVSAGHKVKVHQANLTVQNWSGCGYIDLEPDTNAAGYIISGGWAGGSTIDNIKNWLGDKWGKFKNWFFGGDPVNIANGNLFHTEQDVSLPAVGMSITIDRYYNSLSDYNGPFGYGWSYTYDEKITKNSDDGSLTYKAGDGGNFKYTKNTDGTFKRPLGMYSTLAENVSGYVLTEKNGTRHFFNSEGRLTSIEDRNNNALSFVYNGDNLSTITGPAGREIIFTYNGNNKIESVTAPGNNIWSYSYDGDNLISITNNADQTISYTYYTDHKMASRTNAENGTVTYDYYSDGKAHSNLLPNGGVFLFSYNEPLGITTVTDPEGNSTIHYYNDQGAATGLLDPLGYEELYEYDENLNRIKIIDKNGAIVQNTYDSNGNLLSTTNQLNYTTTFTYEPNFNQIETTTDPMGNTTINTFDVTNGNLLSTTDPEGVVVEYQYFSNGLIQYIKKSGIIKTEFSYFPDGTVKILKDPYGNMTKFSYDELGRMKSKTDANDHLTQYDLDKAGNVLKTIDAEENEIKFAYNKFNMRTSLTDGKDHTTQYEYNNWGKLTKVTDPKGYEKFYTYNLNYNIESEKDKNGNTITYEYDALNRISKKIYSDGSELSYLYDANSNIIQTTDKNGVIKKQYDSLNRLIKVTDVYGQKIQYTYRPNGNQNTMTDPQGNVTSYEYYKNAKLKTITDPDNNITSYTYQNDLVESVVYPNETETRYAYDLNDRVIQIINKKSDGNIISSFEYVYDPVGNKLQMTDNEGVHTYSYDKINQVTTVNYPDGTYRGYSYDEAYNRSQLITPSATIDYTYDENNRMLTAGAKNYTYDNNGNQLTETVHGLTTTFLYNAQDQLYQITYPDNSSNEFSYNASGQRISKKDSSGILKFIYDGPSILMETDVEGVLKSRYVNSRLTMGAIYKKNIMDQHTYFLKDSLGSITQLTDTTGDVVGSYSYDIFGGVRLQSTIDDRGNKHTFTGKELDDDSSLIYFGARYYNAEIGRFINADSYTYGPDDERGENKRFLFVGALSYIGALNPLKLNLHIYGANNPIKNIDINGHDFGITFFILMVAALVALGLTAIADWRGDIESPWDGLKTFSWYLFTGLLTAIAILFTIAGAPIWVGIVLTLTGVFLPEIVKPDDEFFEKV, from the coding sequence ATGTATAGAAAAATGCTGGGAAAGAACAATAAGGTTTATCGCAGGTTTATTCAATTATTAACTTTTATTATTTTTTGTCAGTTTACAAATATCGTTGCGTTTGCCACGCCATTAAAAATTCAAAAAAATACGCTTTCTTTGAAAAAATACGTTGCGTCTACCTCCCCGGAAATATCCAGCGCTGAAAGATCCAAACAAGCTAAGGAAACACTCGATCAAAATACGGTCTTTCCTCATGCCGTCAGGGAACTAAACCACACGCTGATTTCAATTCAACAACTATTGGAAAAAATAGATAAAAATTATGAAAAAGGCATTCCAATTGCTATTGAGATCAAATACCTTCAAACGCAACTTGAATCACTAAAGGATCTGGACCAAAAAGTAACAAATAATTTAAATTTAGAACTTGAAAAACTTGGAGAAAAAAATAAAACAGATGCCCGTATCAAACAAAATGCACAGCTTATTTCACATTACCGGAAAAATATAGATCCTATCCTGCAAGGTTTGGAAAGCACCATTTCCAACAATATCAGCAAACTAAACAACAGACCGCTCAGGGAAATAAAGACAACAAATAATTTTGGCAAACATATCAAAAATTTAAAGTCGCTTATAGATAAAAAAATTCCAAATAATTCAATAAAAAATGAACAATTTCCCCAAAAACCCACTTTCAGACCATCCGGTTTTAAGCCAACCAAACCGAATATTTCCGGAAAAGTCAAACCGGCATATATCTTACAGCAAAAAAATGCACAGCCCGCCTCTATCCTTTTAAACAGCTCCAATACAGCCCTTGACGCATCTATTTCATTAAGTGAAACACAAGTAAATAATCAAGCATCTGCATTTTCCGTTCTCCCATCTGCGGCAGAGGATCTTGCAGAGACAGCAGAAATTATCGTCACCCAGGAAATGTCTGATTTAGTGGCCTCATTGGGCAATTCTCCATCAAGAATCTTTGAATGGGTAAAGAATAATATCGAGAGTGAATTCTATTATGGATCCATGAAGGGATCCAGGGGAACGTTTATTGAGAAATCCGGTAATGACGTAGATACTGCATCTTTGCTGATGGCCTTATTCCGAAGTGCGGGAATCCCTTGTAGATATGTCACAGGTACAATCCAGCTGCCGATTGAAACGGCAAAAAATCTGACTGGTGTAAATGATCCCCAAAGTGTAGGGGATCTGGCTGCAAGTGCGGGAATACCAGGTGTACTGATAACGTCCGGCAGTAAAATTGCAGCTCTGCGATTGGAACATACCTGGGTCGAAGCATTAGTCGATTATGATCCTTATGCCGGAGCAACGTCAGGAGAAGGAGACCTTTGGGTGCCACTGTCGCCATGGTACAAAACATATGAATATCAAGATCAAAACGATTTTATTACCCTGTCCGGTTTTGACGCGGACAATTATCTGGAAGACTACATCTCAGATATTAAAACTGAAAGTCCGGTTGATACATTCAAGGTCTTCTTAAAAGACTTTCTGAAAGAAAACCATCCCGGAATGAGTTGGCAGGAGGGTCTGAGAACAAGACAGATCGCGCAGCAAAAGTTCAGGACCCTTCCAAACACATTGAACTTTGAAGTTGTTTCCATCAATGGCGAATATGCAGAGCTACCGGATTCCATGCGGCATAAAGTTACAATAAGCGTCCCAGATGTTTCCTTGTCGCATACATTTAATCTCAGCGATATTGTAGGCAAAAAGGTTACGTTTTCCTACCCGCCTTCAGATGAAGTGAGCAAAAATTTAATCGACACAAACGGGGGCATTGAAAATGTAAATCCACGGTATGTAAACCTGCTTCCTTCACTGAAAGTCGAGGGAGAATCCGTTGCAACCGGAAGCGTTGTAAACGCTGGTTACTATCATACGTTACAAACCACATTTAGTGTCCCTAACATAGGGACGGACTCCGTCTCGTACTCCGTTATTTCCGGCGCATATTACGCGGTGGGCTTAGATCCGCAAATGGTTTCCAATCAATATCTTTCAAATAGAATTTCAACCTATATATCTTCTCTTGAGGATACTGAAGAAACAGCAGACAACATGGATCAAATCACCGGCGAAGCCCTGTATCTTGCCGTGATGAAATATTTCAATGATGTAAATACCGGAGACCGCATTTTTGCACAATCCTTAAAAAATGTCTTTTTAAAGCAGACGTCCGGGGCTATCACAGGGAAGTCTCTTGTTGTTTATACGCTTTTCGGTACGCCCAGCGAACTTGCAGACGGCGGATATTTTGTGGATGCAAAACGAAACATCTATACCCCGATATCGGTAACCGGCGACGAATCGCGTGAACTGGATTTTATGCTTTTGGGCGGGTACAACAGTTCTTATGAAGAGCATAACCTCTTTGAAGAATTTTTTCATATTGAAGCCATTTCCACGCTGAGACTTCTGGCAATTGCCGGTGAACAGGGCATGCCGATATATGATATCGACAGCAGTAATATCGATTCTATCCTGCCGCTTTTGACCATTGACACCGGAGCCAAATCCGCCATTCAAAGTGCCGTGAGTGCCGGCCACAAGGTGAAGGTCCATCAGGCCAATCTCACGGTTCAAAACTGGTCAGGATGCGGGTATATCGACCTTGAACCGGATACCAATGCGGCAGGATACATTATCAGCGGCGGATGGGCCGGAGGATCGACCATTGACAATATTAAAAACTGGTTGGGAGATAAATGGGGCAAGTTTAAAAACTGGTTTTTCGGTGGGGACCCTGTAAATATCGCCAACGGGAATTTATTTCATACGGAGCAGGATGTTTCGCTCCCAGCTGTGGGGATGTCGATAACGATTGACCGATATTACAACTCCTTGTCCGATTATAACGGTCCTTTTGGTTATGGATGGTCATACACATATGATGAAAAAATAACAAAAAATAGTGATGATGGGTCTTTAACATATAAGGCTGGCGATGGTGGTAATTTTAAATATACAAAAAATACAGACGGAACCTTTAAAAGGCCTTTGGGAATGTATTCGACATTGGCCGAAAATGTCTCCGGCTATGTGCTGACCGAAAAAAACGGGACTCGTCATTTTTTTAATTCAGAAGGCCGGCTCACCAGTATTGAAGATAGAAACAACAACGCCCTTAGCTTTGTGTACAACGGGGATAATCTATCTACCATCACAGGCCCCGCAGGAAGAGAAATTATATTCACTTATAATGGTAACAATAAGATCGAAAGCGTAACAGCACCGGGCAATAATATCTGGTCCTATTCCTATGATGGCGACAATCTCATCAGCATTACAAATAATGCTGACCAGACAATTTCTTACACCTATTATACCGACCATAAAATGGCGTCAAGAACGAATGCGGAAAACGGCACTGTAACTTATGATTACTATAGTGACGGAAAAGCTCACTCCAACTTGTTGCCAAATGGGGGAGTATTTCTTTTTAGCTACAATGAGCCCTTAGGTATAACCACAGTCACTGATCCTGAAGGTAACAGCACAATTCATTACTATAATGATCAAGGAGCTGCAACTGGACTTTTAGATCCTTTGGGTTATGAAGAACTTTATGAATATGATGAAAATCTAAATAGAATCAAAATAATTGATAAAAACGGGGCAATTGTACAAAACACGTATGATAGTAACGGAAATTTATTAAGTACAACAAATCAGTTGAATTATACCACCACATTTACCTATGAACCAAATTTTAACCAAATTGAGACCACAACCGACCCAATGGGAAACACCACCATCAATACGTTTGATGTGACCAATGGAAATCTTTTAAGCACAACAGATCCAGAAGGTGTTGTGGTAGAATATCAATATTTTTCAAATGGACTGATTCAGTACATCAAAAAATCGGGCATAATAAAAACTGAATTTTCTTATTTTCCAGATGGCACTGTTAAAATTCTAAAAGACCCTTATGGCAACATGACTAAGTTTTCATATGATGAACTTGGCAGAATGAAAAGCAAAACGGATGCCAATGATCATTTAACTCAATATGATTTAGATAAAGCTGGAAATGTATTAAAAACGATTGATGCCGAAGAAAATGAAATAAAATTCGCATACAATAAATTCAATATGAGAACAAGCTTGACTGATGGAAAGGATCATACGACGCAATATGAATACAATAACTGGGGAAAATTAACAAAAGTCACAGATCCAAAAGGATATGAAAAATTTTATACATATAATCTGAATTATAATATCGAGAGTGAAAAAGACAAAAACGGCAACACAATCACCTATGAATATGATGCGTTAAATCGAATTTCCAAAAAAATATATTCAGATGGGTCTGAGCTGTCCTATCTATATGATGCCAATTCAAATATTATTCAAACAACTGATAAAAACGGCGTGATCAAGAAACAGTATGACAGCTTGAACAGATTAATCAAAGTGACCGACGTTTATGGACAAAAAATCCAATATACATATCGTCCCAATGGTAATCAAAATACAATGACAGATCCTCAAGGTAATGTCACATCATATGAATACTATAAAAACGCTAAGCTAAAAACGATCACGGATCCGGATAACAATATTACATCATACACATATCAAAATGATCTTGTTGAAAGTGTGGTGTATCCAAATGAGACTGAAACAAGATACGCTTATGACTTAAATGATCGGGTTATACAGATAATCAATAAAAAATCTGATGGAAATATTATTTCAAGCTTTGAATATGTGTATGATCCGGTAGGTAATAAACTACAAATGACTGATAATGAGGGCGTTCACACATATTCATATGACAAAATAAATCAGGTCACCACTGTCAATTATCCGGATGGAACTTATAGAGGTTATTCCTATGACGAAGCTTACAATAGAAGCCAGTTGATAACACCTTCTGCTACCATTGACTACACTTATGATGAAAATAACAGAATGCTCACCGCCGGAGCAAAAAATTATACTTACGACAATAATGGTAATCAGCTGACTGAAACAGTTCATGGACTGACAACAACATTCTTGTATAATGCTCAAGATCAACTCTATCAGATAACTTATCCAGATAATTCCTCTAATGAATTTTCATATAATGCATCAGGCCAAAGAATCAGCAAAAAGGACAGTAGCGGAATCTTAAAGTTTATCTATGACGGCCCAAGCATTTTGATGGAAACAGATGTAGAAGGGGTATTAAAAAGTAGATATGTAAATAGTAGATTGACTATGGGCGCAATATACAAGAAAAATATTATGGATCAACATACTTATTTTTTAAAAGATAGTTTGGGGTCGATAACTCAGCTCACGGATACCACAGGAGATGTTGTTGGCTCCTATAGTTATGATATTTTTGGGGGCGTAAGACTACAATCAACGATTGATGACAGGGGAAATAAACATACATTTACGGGAAAAGAGTTGGATGATGATTCAAGTTTAATTTATTTTGGCGCAAGGTACTATAATGCTGAGATCGGAAGATTCATTAATGCAGATAGTTATACATACGGCCCAGATGATGAAAGGGGGGAGAATAAAAGGTTCTTATTTGTTGGCGCCCTCTCCTATATTGGCGCACTTAATCCATTAAAATTAAATTTGCATATCTATGGAGCCAACAATCCGATAAAAAATATTGACATAAATGGACATGATTTTGGAATAACGTTTTTTATCCTTATGGTTGCGGCTTTGGTTGCTTTAGGGTTAACAGCCATTGCAGATTGGAGGGGAGATATTGAAAGCCCTTGGGATGGGTTGAAAACCTTTTCTTGGTATCTCTTTACTGGTCTATTAACAGCCATTGCTATTCTCTTCACTATTGCAGGGGCTCCAATATGGGTTGGTATTGTGTTAACGCTTACCGGAGTCTTTTTACCCGAAATTGTTAAGCCGGATGATGAATTCTTTGAAAAAGTTTAA
- a CDS encoding prenyltransferase/squalene oxidase repeat-containing protein: protein MYRKHLLQNVLIVVSVLLYSSHTTYADITQAAIYIESNQNDNGSWGNDPAITYFETVEAVKILSELGLTGASYQRGVNFISDYAIGGVEDNAHKVNAVVDAGRNIDEELDIILNAQNSDGGFGFDQGYESDVYHTALALSALNKAGVSDTGVLGTTVSYLVNQQNTNGAFSLSDDHESIYLTALVAETLHLIGGQSSQVNLAIQWLLTMQNTDGGFGENASSIFESSRVYKLLHTVSPDLQEADEVHDYIVSQQYVNGSYNNDIYQTATAAQCLLPAYEKSQLKAGLNLFGYPTGVAYGYTSYNLIADLGNETDVEKIQRYNPTTNVFETTYFDGSVVSGDQFDIQNGEGYYVYMKGMKDVYFKKRSGTADLSLYEGTNLVSFLSVPEITSYELIEYLGGSDEVISIQKFNHDTGCFETTTYYEGTPSGQIFDIKNAEAYLVYMKTGKDITDLFTPPNIEITSHADGETVYNASVDISGTISDNTILVTVNGINAVLGTNTFTASGLALQEGENAIEAVATAENGMTDTHTISLNYAADIDYAISSGGEVEDVRPFQFAPSYYGNITSITAGTSGPSFISLVLSGAGYTATNEIEITYRLQVESGAASGIYDYQVEFGALDGSGNPISPVYNNIYQFKVRILRVSR from the coding sequence ATGTATAGAAAACATTTATTACAGAATGTGCTAATCGTAGTATCAGTTTTATTGTACAGCTCACATACCACTTATGCTGACATTACCCAAGCTGCCATATATATTGAATCCAATCAAAACGATAATGGCTCCTGGGGTAATGACCCGGCAATCACCTATTTTGAAACTGTGGAGGCCGTCAAAATACTTTCTGAACTTGGCCTAACAGGGGCTTCTTACCAACGTGGGGTTAATTTTATTTCCGATTACGCTATCGGAGGGGTGGAGGATAACGCCCACAAAGTTAATGCGGTTGTTGACGCCGGGAGAAATATTGATGAAGAGCTGGATATTATCTTAAATGCTCAAAACAGTGACGGGGGATTCGGGTTTGATCAGGGATATGAAAGCGACGTATATCATACGGCACTTGCCTTGTCCGCTCTTAACAAGGCCGGCGTTAGCGATACCGGCGTTTTAGGCACTACCGTCAGCTATCTTGTTAATCAACAAAATACCAACGGTGCATTCAGTTTAAGTGATGATCATGAAAGTATTTATCTAACAGCTCTTGTTGCAGAAACTCTACATCTGATAGGCGGACAATCATCACAAGTCAATTTGGCAATACAATGGTTATTGACCATGCAAAATACGGACGGTGGGTTTGGAGAGAATGCATCCTCCATTTTTGAGTCTTCTCGTGTATATAAACTTCTCCATACGGTATCTCCGGATCTTCAGGAAGCGGATGAAGTCCATGATTATATCGTTTCCCAACAGTATGTGAACGGCAGTTATAATAATGATATTTATCAAACGGCCACAGCGGCCCAATGCCTTTTACCGGCATATGAGAAATCTCAGCTTAAAGCCGGTCTGAATCTGTTCGGCTACCCCACCGGCGTTGCGTACGGATATACATCGTATAATTTAATTGCGGATCTGGGCAATGAAACAGATGTGGAAAAAATTCAACGATACAATCCTACTACGAACGTTTTTGAGACCACATATTTTGATGGCAGTGTTGTGTCGGGTGATCAGTTCGATATTCAAAATGGAGAAGGCTACTACGTCTATATGAAAGGGATGAAAGACGTCTATTTTAAAAAGCGGTCCGGAACTGCAGACCTGAGTCTCTATGAAGGCACCAATCTTGTCTCTTTTTTGAGTGTCCCCGAGATCACATCATATGAACTGATTGAATATCTCGGAGGATCGGATGAAGTAATCAGTATCCAAAAATTTAACCATGACACCGGGTGTTTTGAAACCACGACATACTATGAAGGGACCCCTTCCGGTCAAATATTTGACATCAAAAACGCCGAGGCATACCTGGTATATATGAAAACCGGGAAAGACATCACGGATTTATTCACACCACCCAATATTGAAATTACGTCCCATGCAGATGGTGAAACTGTTTACAACGCCTCAGTCGACATCTCAGGCACCATTAGTGACAACACAATTCTGGTAACAGTAAATGGTATTAATGCTGTTTTGGGGACAAACACATTTACAGCATCCGGGTTGGCTCTTCAGGAAGGTGAAAATGCAATAGAGGCTGTTGCCACTGCGGAAAATGGTATGACCGATACCCATACGATATCCTTGAATTATGCAGCTGATATTGATTATGCCATCTCAAGCGGCGGAGAGGTGGAAGATGTAAGACCCTTTCAATTCGCCCCCTCATATTACGGGAACATCACAAGCATAACTGCGGGAACCAGTGGACCTTCATTTATTTCCCTGGTACTGTCGGGCGCGGGCTATACTGCAACAAACGAAATTGAAATTACATATAGGCTACAGGTTGAAAGCGGTGCTGCTTCAGGTATTTATGACTACCAGGTAGAGTTTGGGGCTTTGGACGGATCAGGTAACCCCATATCGCCAGTGTATAATAACATTTATCAATTTAAAGTCAGAATATTAAGGGTTTCCCGATGA
- a CDS encoding ATP-binding protein has product MMHESITDRKEFYQVLTRNIRIRILLVSIIPMMLTLGILCWRFHLAYSEKISAHIGELVLKHTQNIDTFLKEKLGNIRYLARQLSTTEPEMAQQFLTSQLSELKDEYGDVFTDLGLVDSKGIQFAYEGPFRLVNADYSEATWFLQAMDSPYYISDVFAGLRGHPHFILAVKLSAQGRTYILRSTINFTAFNSLVENVQIGRTGTAFIVNAKGRLQTHPRSGTMEVVPEFIADPTIFKEKPPLILKHENDQGNTCLYALALFKTVDWRMVFRQDAGDALRDMWRAEGLTLILFLLGCAVIVSVSFTLSKNLVKRIAKADRKNEAMNQQVVESGKLATIGELAAGIAHEINNPVAIMVEEAGWMGDLLEEEAGMTPDNKGEFHRAIEQIATQGRRCKDITHKLLSFARKSDATEADIDINDTIREIVDLTAQMARYNNVTISTRLAPDLPFIRFSPSELQQVILNLTNNAIDAMGKDGGTVEIETGIHSQDDNMIEIKVDDNGPGIPAQYLDRIFDPFFTTKAVGKGTGLGLSICYGIIQKMGGTIEVESHMGQGTCFLIQLPVNVQKTAKPSTSDTYTAIS; this is encoded by the coding sequence ATGATGCACGAATCCATCACTGACAGAAAAGAGTTTTACCAGGTACTGACCCGCAATATTCGAATCCGTATCCTGCTGGTTTCCATTATCCCCATGATGCTGACCCTGGGCATACTGTGCTGGCGGTTCCATCTGGCCTATTCAGAAAAAATCAGCGCCCACATCGGCGAACTGGTACTCAAGCACACCCAGAACATTGATACCTTTCTCAAAGAAAAGCTGGGTAATATCCGTTACCTGGCCCGGCAGTTGTCCACCACCGAACCGGAGATGGCCCAGCAGTTTTTGACATCACAACTATCTGAACTTAAAGATGAATACGGAGACGTATTCACGGATCTGGGTCTTGTGGATTCAAAGGGTATCCAGTTTGCCTATGAAGGCCCCTTTCGCCTTGTGAATGCCGATTACAGCGAGGCCACCTGGTTTTTACAGGCCATGGACAGCCCCTATTATATTTCCGATGTGTTTGCAGGACTTCGCGGACATCCCCATTTTATTCTGGCCGTCAAGCTGTCGGCCCAGGGCCGAACGTATATATTAAGATCCACCATCAATTTTACGGCCTTTAACAGTCTGGTGGAAAACGTCCAAATCGGCAGGACCGGAACGGCGTTCATCGTCAATGCCAAGGGCCGACTGCAGACCCACCCCCGTTCGGGAACCATGGAAGTCGTCCCCGAATTTATCGCTGATCCGACGATTTTCAAAGAAAAGCCCCCCCTTATTCTCAAGCATGAAAATGATCAGGGCAACACCTGCCTGTACGCCCTGGCCCTGTTTAAAACAGTGGACTGGCGCATGGTGTTCCGCCAGGATGCCGGGGATGCCCTAAGGGACATGTGGCGGGCAGAAGGGCTCACCCTTATCTTATTCCTGCTGGGCTGCGCGGTCATCGTGTCAGTTTCTTTTACACTCTCCAAAAACCTTGTCAAACGCATTGCAAAGGCCGACCGGAAAAACGAAGCCATGAACCAGCAGGTGGTGGAGAGCGGCAAACTTGCCACCATCGGCGAACTTGCTGCGGGTATTGCCCATGAAATCAACAACCCTGTGGCCATCATGGTGGAAGAGGCCGGCTGGATGGGCGACCTGCTTGAAGAGGAAGCCGGGATGACCCCGGACAACAAAGGTGAATTTCACCGGGCCATTGAACAGATCGCCACCCAGGGCCGGCGCTGCAAGGATATTACCCATAAGTTATTGAGTTTTGCCCGGAAAAGCGATGCCACAGAAGCCGATATCGACATCAATGACACCATCCGGGAAATCGTGGACCTCACCGCCCAGATGGCCCGGTATAACAATGTCACCATCTCAACCCGGCTTGCCCCGGACCTGCCTTTTATCCGGTTCTCTCCATCCGAACTGCAACAGGTCATTTTAAACCTGACCAACAACGCCATTGATGCCATGGGCAAAGACGGCGGTACCGTGGAGATTGAAACAGGCATCCATTCCCAGGACGATAACATGATTGAAATTAAGGTGGACGACAACGGACCAGGCATCCCCGCCCAGTACCTGGACCGGATTTTTGATCCCTTCTTCACCACCAAAGCCGTGGGAAAGGGCACAGGTTTAGGCCTGTCCATCTGTTACGGCATTATTCAGAAAATGGGCGGGACCATTGAAGTGGAAAGTCATATGGGACAGGGCACCTGTTTTCTAATCCAATTGCCCGTAAATGTCCAAAAGACAGCCAAACCGTCAACAAGCGATACATATACAGCCATAAGCTGA
- the msrB gene encoding peptide-methionine (R)-S-oxide reductase MsrB, whose product MTQRNKATFAGGCFWCIASAFDNKEGIEQVVSGYMGGDVDNPGYELVCTGSTGHAEVVQVHFDPNIISYPELLKIFFSQINPTDEDGSFLDRGSQYRSAVFYHTDEQKQLALEAIQRIEDSKIFDKPVVTGVQAALEFFPAEDYHQDYHKKNPVQYKYYSFGSGRKPFVKRVWDEKNLKIFDGIDSKQTDTSVQTDQEASTPHIPDDETLKKQLTPLQYKVTRENATEPPFKNEFWNNKQEGIYVDVISGTPLFSSEDQFDSGCGWPSFTRPIQDQQIVEKVDNLLFMQRTEVKSKTSDAHLGHVFDDGPGPTGLRYCINSAALKFIPRQELKQHGYEDLEKLFS is encoded by the coding sequence ATGACTCAGCGAAACAAAGCAACCTTTGCCGGCGGGTGTTTCTGGTGCATCGCATCAGCATTTGACAATAAAGAAGGCATTGAACAGGTGGTTTCCGGATACATGGGAGGGGATGTGGACAATCCCGGTTATGAGCTTGTGTGTACAGGGAGCACAGGCCATGCCGAAGTGGTGCAGGTACACTTTGATCCCAACATCATTTCATACCCGGAGCTTTTGAAAATATTTTTCAGCCAGATTAACCCAACCGATGAAGACGGGTCTTTTTTGGATCGCGGCAGTCAGTACCGGTCTGCCGTTTTCTATCATACCGATGAACAAAAACAACTGGCCCTTGAGGCAATCCAACGCATTGAGGATTCAAAGATATTTGACAAGCCGGTTGTCACCGGGGTCCAGGCGGCCCTAGAATTTTTTCCCGCCGAAGACTACCACCAGGATTACCACAAAAAAAATCCCGTCCAATACAAATATTACAGCTTTGGATCAGGACGCAAGCCCTTCGTCAAACGGGTGTGGGATGAAAAGAATCTGAAAATTTTTGACGGGATCGACTCCAAACAAACGGATACGTCGGTACAAACAGACCAGGAGGCTTCCACCCCACATATCCCGGATGATGAGACGTTGAAAAAACAGCTTACGCCCCTGCAGTATAAAGTCACACGTGAAAATGCCACAGAACCGCCCTTTAAAAATGAGTTCTGGAACAACAAGCAGGAAGGCATTTACGTGGATGTGATTTCGGGAACCCCTTTGTTCTCATCAGAGGATCAGTTTGATTCAGGGTGCGGATGGCCTAGCTTTACCCGTCCCATCCAGGATCAGCAGATTGTCGAAAAGGTTGACAATCTACTTTTCATGCAGCGCACGGAGGTCAAAAGCAAAACATCCGATGCCCATTTAGGCCACGTGTTTGATGACGGCCCTGGTCCCACCGGTCTAAGATACTGCATCAATTCGGCTGCGCTGAAATTCATACCCAGACAGGAACTGAAACAGCATGGGTACGAAGATTTGGAAAAACTGTTTTCTTGA
- a CDS encoding response regulator, protein MKLLFVDDEKAFLDTLLKRLEKRELSADSVYDGQSAINFLSEHTNTDVVVLDVKMPGMDGLETLQAIKDQNPLVEVIMLTGHATVQNAIEGMKRGAFDYLMKPCNLEELIAKIEQAATKKFQHEEKIMEARAKEITGRMV, encoded by the coding sequence ATGAAACTTTTATTTGTTGATGATGAGAAAGCCTTTCTGGACACCTTGCTTAAACGGCTCGAAAAACGCGAACTCAGTGCAGATTCCGTTTACGACGGCCAATCGGCCATAAACTTTCTGTCCGAACACACCAACACGGATGTGGTGGTGCTTGATGTAAAAATGCCCGGCATGGACGGACTTGAAACGCTGCAGGCCATTAAAGACCAAAACCCGCTGGTGGAAGTGATCATGCTCACGGGCCACGCCACAGTACAAAATGCCATTGAAGGAATGAAGCGCGGGGCATTCGATTATTTGATGAAGCCCTGTAATCTCGAAGAGCTTATCGCCAAGATTGAACAGGCGGCGACTAAAAAATTTCAGCATGAGGAGAAGATCATGGAGGCCAGGGCCAAGGAAATAACAGGCCGCATGGTCTAG